The Methanoculleus marisnigri JR1 genome window below encodes:
- a CDS encoding helix-turn-helix domain-containing protein — translation MTIGERIKSARIGAGLSQRNLAEKMGLSAMAISKYENGEVTPRSGLLIQMSEMLGVNVDYFFRSISVDLSEPQYRCRKPLKKREESQIHAKVQEWLERYLEIELILGEEKPLLLPSREDCRITSLGEIEDVAQKVRDEWNLGLDPIESVMDVLEQHGIKVGIIGATDKFDALTFYYDDNTPVIAINNDTPGDRQRFNLAHELGHLLLRIEGDVDEETAAHRFAAAFLVPKEMAFRELGQRRRNISPREFYLLKHKWGMSMSAWLHRAADLGIISERTSKRLWLLFNSNGWRQTEPGTPLPPEHPTHMKLLVLRALSEKKISTARAQELLGGEQPGEQCVEAF, via the coding sequence ATGACCATTGGAGAACGGATAAAATCCGCACGCATTGGCGCGGGATTGAGCCAGCGGAATCTGGCCGAAAAGATGGGCCTGAGCGCCATGGCGATCTCGAAGTACGAGAACGGCGAAGTCACCCCGAGATCGGGGCTCCTGATTCAGATGAGCGAGATGCTCGGAGTGAACGTCGATTACTTCTTCCGCTCCATATCCGTGGATCTTTCCGAGCCGCAGTATCGGTGCCGGAAACCGCTGAAAAAGCGAGAGGAAAGCCAGATACATGCAAAAGTTCAGGAATGGCTCGAAAGATATCTCGAGATCGAGTTGATTCTGGGTGAGGAGAAGCCTCTCTTGCTCCCTTCAAGGGAGGATTGCCGCATAACAAGCCTGGGGGAGATCGAAGATGTGGCCCAGAAAGTTCGTGATGAGTGGAACCTGGGCCTGGATCCCATTGAGAGCGTCATGGATGTGCTGGAGCAGCACGGCATTAAGGTCGGCATCATCGGAGCCACGGATAAGTTCGACGCTCTGACATTCTATTACGATGATAACACGCCGGTTATAGCCATAAACAACGACACCCCAGGGGACCGCCAGCGGTTCAACCTTGCCCACGAACTCGGACACCTTCTGCTCCGGATTGAAGGGGACGTCGATGAAGAAACGGCGGCCCATCGATTTGCCGCTGCGTTCCTCGTACCGAAAGAGATGGCGTTTCGGGAGCTGGGGCAACGACGCCGGAACATATCACCACGCGAATTCTATCTTCTCAAGCATAAATGGGGCATGAGCATGAGTGCCTGGCTCCATCGGGCTGCCGACCTCGGGATCATATCAGAGAGGACGTCGAAACGGCTCTGGTTGCTCTTCAACAGTAATGGGTGGCGGCAGACAGAGCCCGGAACCCCGTTGCCGCCCGAACATCCGACGCACATGAAACTGCTGGTGCTCCGCGCTCTTAGCGAGAAGAAGATAAGTACAGCGCGAGCTCAGGAATTATTGGGGGGAGAGCAGCCCGGTGAGCAGTGTGTCGAAGCATTCTAG
- a CDS encoding DUF3368 domain-containing protein codes for MKGAKVKCSIDANYVFDLDTGGILDCPPYLGYTFLMANFIAHEIATISHERLRLCGMQIADLEPGQVSEIYELLREHRGLSYRDLAAFVLARDTQSILVTGDGHLRTMAGENDIECHGTLWILDALVDAGILTGPRAADALRTMQANNRWLPKTECDARIRTWRP; via the coding sequence GTGAAAGGTGCCAAGGTCAAGTGTTCAATCGATGCGAACTACGTCTTCGACCTGGACACCGGCGGGATACTGGATTGTCCCCCATATCTCGGTTACACCTTCCTTATGGCGAACTTCATCGCCCACGAGATAGCAACAATCTCCCACGAACGATTACGGCTCTGCGGCATGCAGATCGCCGACCTGGAACCCGGGCAGGTTTCGGAGATCTACGAACTCCTCCGGGAGCACCGCGGACTCTCCTACAGGGATCTCGCCGCATTCGTCCTGGCACGGGATACGCAATCCATACTGGTAACCGGCGACGGTCATTTGCGCACGATGGCCGGAGAGAATGATATAGAATGCCACGGGACATTGTGGATACTGGATGCACTCGTGGACGCAGGCATCCTCACGGGGCCGCGCGCCGCAGATGCCCTGAGAACGATGCAGGCGAACAACAGGTGGCTCCCAAAGACTGAGTGCGATGCGCGAATACGAACGTGGAGGCCATAG
- a CDS encoding transcription factor S, with translation MMFCPQCKGLMISSGGQLKCKKCGYIREIDDSDRLKKTDKRVEKEITIVDEEDKIATLPTASIKCPECDCTTAFWWLRQLRAADESEVRFFRCTACGKTWREYD, from the coding sequence ATGATGTTCTGTCCGCAGTGTAAAGGTCTGATGATATCGTCCGGTGGTCAGCTGAAATGCAAAAAATGTGGCTATATCCGGGAGATCGATGATTCCGACCGGTTGAAGAAGACAGACAAACGTGTGGAGAAAGAGATCACCATCGTCGACGAGGAGGACAAGATAGCGACCCTCCCGACCGCGAGCATCAAGTGCCCGGAGTGCGACTGCACGACGGCATTCTGGTGGCTGCGGCAGCTGCGTGCGGCTGATGAGAGCGAAGTCAGGTTCTTCCGGTGCACCGCCTGCGGCAAGACCTGGCGCGAGTACGATTGA
- the artA gene encoding archaeosortase A, which yields MKDYLVLISCICFLVFLIPGRFRKYFALGGWASIVGYLFLELPYYFSLNNFMYPAIAVLSVPFLYITAKYLLRDDPRVMQISTIAAVAFLIYAPFGYMPALGNWLIAAVADQTSAVLAAVGYPVTFQDWNLMERNGLQTEIILACTGIQSIAIMLGVAWGVQSTLKQKIAGFLVVFPTIYILNIVRNVFVITAYTEQWFPYLPEIAGNGEFGYESFFWAHNVMAELGALVFLVVLAYTLFMIVPQLGTLADNLYRLYRGEIAQVVRPNAGKTER from the coding sequence ATGAAGGATTACCTGGTGCTGATCTCCTGCATCTGCTTTCTCGTCTTTCTCATCCCGGGCAGGTTCAGGAAATACTTCGCACTCGGCGGGTGGGCGAGCATCGTCGGATACCTCTTTCTCGAGCTTCCCTACTACTTCTCCCTCAATAACTTCATGTACCCGGCGATAGCCGTCCTCTCGGTACCCTTCCTCTACATCACCGCAAAATACCTGCTCCGCGACGACCCCCGGGTGATGCAGATCTCGACGATAGCGGCCGTGGCATTCCTGATCTACGCTCCCTTCGGCTACATGCCCGCACTCGGGAACTGGCTGATTGCAGCCGTCGCCGACCAGACCTCGGCGGTGCTCGCGGCGGTCGGCTACCCCGTAACCTTCCAGGACTGGAACCTGATGGAGCGCAACGGGCTCCAGACCGAGATCATCCTTGCCTGCACCGGCATCCAGAGCATCGCGATCATGCTCGGGGTCGCCTGGGGCGTGCAGTCGACGCTGAAGCAGAAGATCGCCGGCTTCCTCGTCGTCTTCCCGACGATCTACATCCTCAATATCGTGCGGAACGTCTTCGTGATAACGGCCTACACCGAACAGTGGTTCCCCTACCTCCCCGAGATCGCCGGCAACGGCGAGTTCGGGTACGAGAGTTTCTTCTGGGCACACAACGTCATGGCGGAACTCGGGGCGCTCGTCTTTCTTGTGGTCCTCGCGTACACCCTCTTCATGATCGTGCCCCAGCTCGGCACCCTCGCCGACAACCTCTACCGGCTCTATCGCGGCGAGATCGCGCAGGTCGTCCGGCCGAACGCCGGAAAGACCGAACGTTGA
- a CDS encoding CDP-alcohol phosphatidyltransferase family protein, producing the protein MNITSLRPKFIKYTEPIASFFIRLGVTPNQVSVLSVLFGFSCALAFAGRHFLAGSLLLFVSAILDLVDGNVARKNHAESRFGAVFDWIADKYVDAAVILGVGFSGIPIVSHLVDVPPVADFGIVGLALAGSLMNTFIKPVTYAEIGYSERVAGKIEDPLEGVGFFGRPETILVLVLGGVTGLLWVAVLLIAVCTNLSAVQRVFYLYRRYS; encoded by the coding sequence ATGAATATAACCTCCCTGCGGCCGAAATTCATCAAATATACGGAGCCAATCGCGTCGTTTTTTATACGCCTGGGCGTTACGCCGAATCAGGTCTCGGTACTCTCGGTGCTCTTCGGTTTTTCGTGCGCGCTTGCCTTCGCCGGGCGCCACTTCCTCGCGGGCAGCCTGCTCCTGTTCGTCTCGGCGATCCTCGACCTGGTGGACGGCAACGTCGCCCGGAAAAATCACGCCGAGAGCCGGTTTGGGGCGGTCTTCGACTGGATCGCCGACAAATACGTCGACGCGGCGGTCATCCTCGGCGTGGGGTTCTCCGGCATCCCCATCGTCAGCCACCTCGTCGACGTCCCGCCGGTCGCCGACTTCGGTATCGTGGGGCTGGCGCTCGCGGGATCGCTGATGAACACATTCATCAAGCCGGTCACGTACGCGGAGATCGGGTATTCCGAGAGGGTTGCCGGGAAGATCGAGGATCCCCTCGAGGGGGTCGGCTTCTTCGGCAGGCCCGAGACGATCCTCGTGCTGGTGCTCGGCGGCGTGACCGGGCTCCTCTGGGTTGCGGTCCTCCTCATCGCGGTCTGCACGAACCTCTCCGCGGTCCAGCGGGTCTTCTACCTCTACCGGCGGTATTCCTGA
- a CDS encoding dihydrofolate reductase family protein, translating to MPEHDRPHVLMMSEITVDGKLTLKRGASSKILMKYMAPETELLLHQTRAEYDAIMVGANTIRIDNSFLTVRLVEGKSPLRVIPSSRADIPPDANVLGPDARTVIAVSEAAPAENVARLRESGVDVVVAGEKEVDLPELMGILKRDYGVDRMMIEGGPTLNWAMLNHRLVDEIRLIHLPFIVGGADTPSLVGGMHIETEEEMFRLSLKRHFMCGSNLVTEWDVLYQPGN from the coding sequence ATGCCAGAACACGATAGGCCGCACGTGCTCATGATGTCGGAGATCACCGTCGACGGGAAACTCACCCTGAAACGCGGGGCCTCGAGCAAGATTCTCATGAAGTACATGGCTCCCGAAACCGAACTCCTCCTTCACCAGACCCGGGCGGAATATGACGCCATCATGGTCGGGGCGAACACCATCAGGATCGACAACTCCTTCCTGACGGTCAGGCTGGTCGAGGGAAAAAGCCCGCTCCGCGTCATTCCGAGCAGCCGGGCAGATATCCCGCCGGATGCAAACGTCCTCGGACCGGACGCGAGAACCGTCATCGCCGTCAGTGAGGCCGCGCCGGCGGAGAATGTCGCCCGGCTCCGGGAAAGCGGCGTCGACGTCGTCGTCGCGGGCGAGAAAGAGGTCGATCTGCCGGAACTGATGGGCATCCTGAAGAGAGATTACGGCGTCGACCGGATGATGATCGAGGGGGGGCCGACGCTGAACTGGGCGATGCTGAATCACCGGCTTGTGGACGAGATACGCCTGATCCACCTGCCGTTCATTGTCGGCGGCGCCGACACCCCGTCGCTCGTCGGCGGCATGCATATCGAGACCGAGGAGGAGATGTTCCGGCTCTCCTTAAAGCGCCACTTCATGTGCGGGAGCAACCTGGTCACCGAGTGGGATGTGCTCTACCAGCCAGGAAATTAA
- the truD gene encoding tRNA pseudouridine(13) synthase TruD: protein MMPSPHPLEQELGMRYYASDAPGIGGRLRVSPADFVVEELPLPISDQNGPHLICLLTKTNWELQRAVKEIAKRLGISHRRIAWAGTKDKNAVTTQFISIYNVTPEAVEQVHLADISLEVVGRSQHPLSLGSLAGNRFDIVIRDCIEDGLPARVQAATEVASAGIPNYYGLQRFGVVRPVTHLVGERILKGDYEGAVAIYIGRAYPRESEEAQRARTHFTETHDARAALADLPIWMTYERAMANHLVANPGDYAGALRALPPKLLSLLVSAYQSYLFNCALSSRIDAGMSLTEPEIGDRLLFENSREDIVSARNRQAALMHVRRGRCRIALFIPGSGQVTSRGPMDEMMQELMIESGIDAGDFERASRFVETAFSGVLRPISLSADVETEVSGADVRLKFTLPPGHYATTVCREYMKADPYMMI from the coding sequence ATGATGCCCTCGCCCCATCCCCTCGAGCAGGAACTCGGGATGCGCTACTACGCGTCCGATGCCCCCGGTATCGGCGGCCGGCTCCGCGTAAGCCCCGCCGACTTCGTCGTCGAGGAACTCCCGCTCCCGATCAGCGACCAGAACGGCCCGCACCTCATCTGCCTGCTCACCAAGACGAACTGGGAACTCCAGCGGGCGGTCAAGGAGATCGCAAAACGGCTCGGCATCAGCCACCGGCGGATCGCCTGGGCGGGGACGAAGGACAAGAACGCGGTGACCACCCAGTTCATATCGATCTACAACGTCACGCCGGAGGCCGTTGAACAGGTGCACCTTGCGGACATCTCGCTCGAGGTCGTCGGGCGGTCGCAGCACCCGCTCTCCCTCGGCAGCCTCGCGGGCAACCGGTTCGATATCGTCATCCGCGACTGCATCGAAGACGGCCTCCCGGCGCGGGTGCAGGCGGCGACGGAGGTGGCGTCCGCCGGGATACCGAACTACTACGGGCTGCAGCGGTTCGGCGTCGTCCGGCCGGTCACGCATCTGGTCGGCGAGAGGATCCTCAAGGGCGATTACGAAGGCGCCGTGGCCATCTACATCGGCCGGGCCTACCCCCGGGAGTCGGAGGAGGCACAGCGCGCCCGGACTCATTTCACCGAGACCCACGATGCACGGGCGGCGCTCGCCGACTTACCCATATGGATGACCTACGAGCGGGCGATGGCGAACCACCTCGTCGCGAACCCCGGCGACTACGCCGGCGCGCTCCGGGCGCTCCCCCCGAAACTCCTCTCGCTCCTCGTGAGCGCATACCAGTCCTACCTCTTCAACTGCGCGCTCTCCTCCCGCATCGATGCCGGCATGTCGCTCACCGAGCCCGAGATCGGCGACCGGCTCCTCTTTGAGAACAGCCGCGAGGATATCGTCTCCGCGCGGAACCGGCAGGCGGCCCTGATGCATGTTCGCCGCGGCCGGTGCCGGATCGCCCTCTTCATTCCGGGCTCTGGACAGGTGACATCGCGCGGGCCGATGGACGAGATGATGCAGGAACTGATGATCGAGTCGGGTATCGACGCCGGGGACTTCGAGCGCGCCTCCCGGTTCGTGGAGACGGCGTTTTCCGGGGTGCTCCGGCCGATCAGCCTCTCCGCCGACGTGGAGACGGAGGTATCCGGTGCGGATGTCCGGCTCAAATTCACGCTCCCTCCCGGCCACTACGCGACGACGGTCTGCCGGGAATACATGAAGGCCGACCCCTACATGATGATCTAG
- the pth2 gene encoding peptidyl-tRNA hydrolase Pth2, with amino-acid sequence MPDIREFKWKQCLIVRADIKMSCGKKCAQIAHAAIGAYEKADKLARKAWLDEGQKKVVLKASAERQLFELKTIAERAGIPASIIQDAGMTEIPPGTVTALGLGPARSEDLDRITGDLSLL; translated from the coding sequence ATGCCTGATATACGGGAGTTCAAGTGGAAGCAGTGCCTGATTGTGCGCGCCGACATCAAGATGAGCTGCGGCAAGAAGTGCGCGCAGATCGCTCACGCCGCCATCGGGGCCTACGAGAAGGCCGACAAACTGGCGAGGAAGGCCTGGCTCGACGAAGGGCAGAAGAAGGTGGTGTTGAAGGCTTCGGCCGAGCGGCAGCTCTTTGAACTCAAGACGATCGCGGAGCGGGCGGGCATCCCCGCGTCGATCATCCAGGACGCCGGGATGACCGAGATCCCGCCGGGAACCGTGACGGCGCTTGGCCTCGGCCCCGCCCGCTCCGAAGACCTCGACCGGATCACCGGAGACCTTTCCCTGCTATGA
- a CDS encoding NAD(P)/FAD-dependent oxidoreductase, with protein sequence MVWDVVVVGAGPAGSAAARACAKEGLKTLCIEEHGTIGYPVQCAGLLSVSALAECNVSNCSVLNEVSGARMVSGLGGELLFDAGVTKAYVVDRCLLDREMAQKAADAGAEFRPKTSASGISGSSLLTRGVRGREEIPFRLLIAADGPRSSVARMLGLQRPALYLAGIQAEVPYEMDPRYVELHPNASPDFFGWVIPVSATRARVGLCAREHAKDHFDRFTARYGGNSLHLASGVIPLGVMPRTYGRRALVVGDAAGFAKPTSGGGVYTGVRSAKHAAAVAAACCARGEFDDGSLRDYERRWKEDFGKELDIGMKALHMRQKMTAEEIDRLCRALDDPDLIATIVEHGDMDRPGTLLRKLALKPALARAMGILFASGVRRILTG encoded by the coding sequence CTGGTCTGGGATGTTGTCGTTGTGGGCGCGGGGCCTGCCGGGAGCGCCGCGGCGCGGGCGTGCGCAAAAGAGGGGCTCAAGACGCTCTGTATTGAGGAGCACGGAACGATCGGCTACCCGGTGCAGTGCGCTGGACTGCTCTCGGTCTCCGCCCTTGCCGAGTGCAACGTCTCGAATTGCTCGGTCTTGAACGAGGTGAGCGGTGCCCGCATGGTCTCGGGTCTCGGAGGAGAACTCCTCTTCGATGCGGGGGTCACGAAGGCTTACGTCGTCGACCGGTGTCTCCTCGACCGGGAGATGGCACAGAAGGCAGCGGACGCCGGGGCGGAGTTCCGCCCAAAGACCAGTGCATCGGGCATCAGCGGCTCCTCGCTCCTGACCCGGGGCGTCCGCGGGCGGGAGGAGATCCCCTTCCGCCTCCTGATTGCCGCCGACGGACCGCGGAGTTCCGTCGCCCGCATGCTCGGCCTGCAGCGCCCTGCGCTCTACCTCGCCGGGATTCAGGCGGAGGTTCCCTACGAGATGGACCCGCGCTACGTGGAACTCCACCCCAACGCCTCGCCCGACTTCTTCGGGTGGGTGATCCCGGTCTCGGCGACCCGCGCCCGTGTCGGCCTCTGCGCCCGGGAGCACGCAAAAGACCACTTCGACCGGTTCACCGCCCGCTACGGGGGGAACTCGCTCCACCTCGCGAGCGGGGTCATCCCGCTCGGGGTCATGCCCCGGACTTACGGACGGCGGGCACTCGTCGTCGGCGATGCGGCGGGGTTCGCAAAGCCCACGTCTGGCGGCGGGGTCTACACCGGCGTCCGGTCGGCGAAACACGCGGCCGCCGTCGCCGCGGCGTGCTGTGCGCGCGGGGAGTTCGACGACGGGAGCCTCCGGGACTATGAGCGGCGCTGGAAAGAGGATTTCGGGAAAGAGCTCGATATCGGGATGAAAGCGCTTCATATGCGCCAGAAGATGACGGCGGAGGAGATCGACCGCCTCTGCCGGGCTCTCGACGATCCGGATCTCATCGCGACGATCGTGGAGCACGGTGACATGGACAGGCCGGGCACCCTGCTCCGCAAACTTGCCCTGAAACCCGCGCTGGCCCGGGCAATGGGCATACTTTTCGCATCGGGAGTACGCCGGATTCTTACCGGCTGA
- the cbiM gene encoding cobalt transporter CbiM, which yields MHIPDAFIPMGQALVYWVIALIFIALALRWARRSMGEEKIPLVAVLAAGIFAIQALNIPIPWGTSGHMVGAALAAIVLGSPFAGVFVLTLVLLVQGIIFGDGGITVMGANIINMGVIGGFVGYYGYAGIKRVIGNAYAAAFIAAWASLFVSAILCAVELAIAGTFPLVPALTGLGLYHAVIGLIEGGITAGALYLIASARPDILEHPAGVSA from the coding sequence ATGCATATACCTGACGCGTTCATACCGATGGGGCAGGCCCTGGTCTACTGGGTCATCGCCCTGATCTTCATTGCACTCGCCCTCCGGTGGGCGCGGCGTTCGATGGGAGAGGAGAAGATACCGCTGGTCGCCGTGCTCGCAGCAGGCATCTTCGCCATCCAGGCGTTGAACATCCCCATCCCCTGGGGGACGAGCGGCCACATGGTCGGTGCGGCGCTCGCGGCAATCGTCCTCGGGTCGCCGTTCGCAGGGGTCTTCGTCCTGACGCTGGTGCTCCTCGTGCAGGGTATCATCTTCGGCGACGGCGGCATCACCGTCATGGGTGCCAACATCATCAATATGGGCGTCATCGGCGGATTCGTCGGCTACTACGGCTATGCCGGCATCAAACGCGTGATAGGGAATGCGTATGCCGCCGCCTTCATCGCCGCATGGGCGTCGCTCTTCGTCTCCGCAATCCTCTGTGCGGTCGAACTCGCAATCGCCGGAACGTTCCCGCTGGTTCCAGCACTCACCGGCCTTGGGCTCTACCATGCGGTCATCGGGCTCATCGAGGGAGGCATCACCGCGGGCGCCCTCTACCTGATTGCCTCGGCACGGCCCGACATCCTCGAACACCCGGCAGGGGTGAGCGCGTAA
- a CDS encoding PDGLE domain-containing protein has protein sequence MERKQFVIIGVAIALVIAVAAPFLASGDPDGLESAFFSIYGAKPFMGSELDEDAAGAAEEQVVAATGNDFAYEALMPDYSIPGMDKAGEVLAVVIGTLLMLILVFAVARVSARPDN, from the coding sequence ATGGAGAGAAAGCAGTTCGTCATCATCGGCGTCGCGATCGCCCTCGTGATCGCGGTTGCCGCACCGTTCCTCGCCTCCGGAGACCCCGACGGGCTCGAGAGCGCGTTCTTCAGCATTTACGGCGCAAAGCCCTTCATGGGGAGCGAGCTCGATGAAGATGCCGCCGGCGCCGCAGAGGAGCAGGTGGTCGCCGCGACCGGGAACGACTTCGCGTACGAGGCACTCATGCCCGACTACAGTATCCCCGGCATGGATAAGGCCGGAGAGGTGCTTGCGGTCGTTATCGGCACGCTTCTCATGCTGATACTGGTATTCGCCGTCGCGAGGGTCTCCGCACGGCCCGATAACTAG
- a CDS encoding ATP-binding cassette domain-containing protein: MHLLETRDLTHIYRGDVHALEGVNFTAERKSRIAVIGPNGAGKSTLFKHFNGILKPTSGEVLVRGEPITKENVREVRKFVGIVFQNPDDQIFSPTVEQDIAFGPINLGLDEATVAHRVEEALHLLGIEELRERVPHHLSGGEKKRVAIAGILAMEPQVLVLDEPTAGLDPQGVADLVAFVNRLPEEYGMTVVFSTHHLDLVAEMADYIYVMDKGRVVGSGTVEEVFTRPELLTQTRLDVPPIPKLIRSLRENGVAIDMAYTYEDAKKSFLDAYARRA, translated from the coding sequence ATGCACCTGCTCGAGACCCGCGACCTCACCCATATCTATCGCGGCGACGTCCACGCTCTCGAAGGCGTGAACTTCACCGCAGAGAGGAAGTCCCGCATCGCCGTCATCGGGCCGAACGGTGCCGGGAAGAGCACGCTTTTCAAGCACTTCAACGGCATCCTCAAACCCACGTCCGGCGAGGTGCTGGTCCGGGGCGAGCCTATCACGAAGGAGAACGTCCGTGAGGTCAGGAAGTTCGTCGGGATCGTCTTCCAGAACCCCGACGACCAGATCTTCTCCCCCACCGTGGAGCAGGACATTGCGTTCGGCCCGATTAACCTCGGCCTCGACGAGGCGACGGTCGCCCACCGTGTCGAGGAGGCCCTGCACCTCCTCGGGATCGAGGAACTGCGCGAGCGCGTGCCGCACCACCTCTCGGGCGGCGAGAAGAAACGGGTCGCCATCGCCGGCATCCTTGCGATGGAGCCGCAGGTGCTGGTGCTCGACGAGCCGACCGCGGGGCTCGACCCCCAGGGTGTCGCCGACCTCGTGGCGTTCGTCAACCGGCTGCCCGAGGAGTACGGCATGACGGTGGTCTTCTCGACTCATCATCTCGACCTCGTGGCGGAGATGGCGGACTACATCTACGTAATGGATAAGGGAAGGGTCGTGGGCTCCGGGACAGTCGAGGAGGTCTTCACCCGGCCGGAACTGCTCACCCAAACAAGGCTCGACGTGCCGCCCATACCGAAACTGATCCGGTCGCTCCGGGAGAACGGCGTCGCCATCGATATGGCATACACCTACGAGGACGCGAAGAAGTCGTTCCTCGACGCCTACGCGAGAAGAGCATGA
- the cbiQ gene encoding cobalt ECF transporter T component CbiQ gives MIDDLYYIEKHAYRTSIVHRLDARVKLLIALAAIVAIVAVPYSTRVYEVGAALFALFALLWAASRLSPVVYLKRLALILPFGIFLIAFQVFVKNPYYDVFHTIATLPFGIEVYAESVEFASILLLKFVVSVSFIILLSSTTKMQDMIEAAGRLGLPREFTLTLAMMVRYIFVFAEMFTRIRTAMATRCFDPLDRTLPYRYRLHQIGYTVGTIFIRSYEQGERTYTSMLCRGYGANAGLYIRKKPLRTGETVFFAATLGFIVLSSVLIYGQP, from the coding sequence ATGATCGACGATCTCTACTACATCGAGAAGCATGCTTATCGGACGAGCATCGTCCACCGGCTGGACGCGAGGGTTAAACTCCTCATAGCCCTCGCCGCCATCGTGGCCATCGTAGCCGTGCCGTACTCGACGAGGGTCTACGAGGTCGGCGCCGCCCTCTTTGCCCTCTTTGCCCTCCTCTGGGCCGCATCGCGCCTCTCACCGGTTGTCTACTTGAAAAGGCTCGCGCTCATCCTGCCGTTCGGCATCTTCTTAATCGCGTTCCAGGTATTCGTAAAAAATCCATATTACGATGTTTTTCATACGATTGCGACCCTCCCCTTCGGGATCGAGGTCTACGCGGAGTCGGTGGAGTTCGCGTCGATCCTCCTCCTGAAGTTCGTCGTCAGCGTATCGTTCATCATCCTGCTCTCGTCGACGACGAAGATGCAGGACATGATCGAGGCGGCGGGGAGGCTCGGCCTGCCCCGGGAGTTCACCCTCACGCTCGCGATGATGGTCCGCTACATCTTCGTCTTTGCCGAGATGTTTACCCGGATACGGACCGCGATGGCGACCCGGTGCTTCGATCCCCTCGACCGCACCCTCCCCTACCGCTACCGGCTGCACCAGATCGGCTACACGGTCGGGACGATCTTCATCAGGTCCTACGAGCAGGGCGAGCGCACCTACACGAGCATGCTCTGCCGGGGCTACGGGGCGAACGCCGGCCTGTATATCAGGAAGAAACCCCTCCGCACCGGAGAGACCGTCTTCTTCGCCGCGACGCTGGGTTTCATCGTGCTCTCTTCGGTTCTGATCTATGGGCAGCCGTAG